The Astatotilapia calliptera unplaced genomic scaffold, fAstCal1.2 U_scaffold_84, whole genome shotgun sequence genome has a segment encoding these proteins:
- the LOC113018440 gene encoding protein asteroid homolog 1-like, protein MEVSTLKKMIDDLCLCKDVKVEKTGLIIDGNALYYSLYYTSDPKLDQRCGGDYPGFKHEVCKFFKTLQDCEVNPYVILDGGPGPEKHEHNVSRLKYKLKKAKTVAETEPDGTLPETYNVLPPLVKDVFIEILREKGIEFKVCLGEADPEVVSAANQQQCAVLSIDKDFYIFDVHKGFLYLDNFEWKKEEDGKIPAKIYTRSTFCEHFKLDPALMPVFASIAGNDYSRLEDYGAFAKESSSPGEYSIKRLDGMLGFLSKVNLDGLDDSQKRERALSKALNHVGTKENQTFKLAIQKYVKPEKTSSKLPPWVCEKVERGELTTFVTSVVDWKTILLTPLVEDFSQSSSYTAAYRIRQYFYGLLTGGEVTEYGRDGEEIKYYRVPSILPSSDEQKQLKLQHLNEAPECLRRRVFEEALQVQTSDLENIPDQLKLPVCVTVFWFKKLQHHPKPETVNCLHALLLWLVCEPDGPEDEFERKMKALKDEGVRNWQPRVAHAFSQWQCCMSQSLHLNPLLCSPLPEPQCARLYCGPLLHRLADEDTIKQLQKTLKGQKKEIYKNLKTILNPTTTEEGSSSEEGC, encoded by the exons ATGGAGGTTTcaacattaaagaaaatgatAGATGATTTGTGTCTCTGCAAAGACGTTAAGGTAGAAAAAACAGGTCTCATCATTGATGGTAATGCTCTGTACTATTCTTTGTATTATACATCCGATCCAAAGCTGGACCAGCGCTGTGGAGGCGATTATCCTGGATTCAAACATGAGGTCTGCAAGTTCTTTAAGACCCTGCAGGACTGTGAAGTCAATCCGTACGTCATCCTGGATGGAGGCCCAGGGCCCGAGAAGCATGAACACAATGTGTCTCGTCTAaaatataaactgaaaaaagcaaagacaGTAGCAGAGACAGAGCCTGACGGCACTTTACCAGAGACATATAATGTCTTACCACCTCTGGTCAAAGATGTCTTCATAGAAATCTTAAGGGAAAAAGGCATAGAGTTTAAAGTGTGTTTAGGAGAGGCAGACCCTGAGGTTGTTTCTGCTGCAAATCAGCAACAATGTGCTGTGCTGTCCATTGACAAAGATTTTTACATCTTTGATGTGCACAAAGGTTTCCTTTATCTCGACAactttgagtggaaaaaagaagaagatggaaAAATTCCTGCTAAGATCTACACACGTTCAACGTTTTGTGAGCATTTTAAATTGGACCCTGCTCTCATGCCAGTCTTTGCTTCAATAGCAGGAAATGATTATTCAAGATTAGAAGACTATGGCGCTTTTGCAAAGGAATCATCTTCACCTGGTGAGTACAGCATTAAAAGACTGGATGGTATGCTCggctttttaagtaaagtgAACCTGGATGGCTTGGACGACTCACAGAAGAGAGAACGTGCTCTGAGTAAAGCTTTAAATCATGTTGGTACAAAAGAGAACCAAACATTCAAACTCGCCAttcaaaaatatgttaaaccaGAAAAAACAAGTTCTAAGTTGCCACCATGGGTGTGTGAAAAAGTTGAGCGTGGAGAACTCACCACTTTTGTCACAAGTGTTGTGGATTGGAAGACAATCCTGCTGACCCCACTTGTGGAGGACTTTTCACAGAGTAGTAGTTACACAGCTGCTTACCGCATCAGACAGTACTTCTATGGACTGTTAACAGGAGGTGAGGTTACTGAATATGGCAGGGATGGAGAAGAGATCAAATACTACCGTGTCCCATCAATACTTCCCAGCAGTGATGAACAGAAACAACTGAAACTACAGCATCTGAATGAG GCTCCTGAGTGTTTGCGTCGCAGGGTGTTTGAGGAAGCTCTGCAGGTTCAGACTTCAGACTTAGAAAACATCCCCGACCAGCTGAAGCTGCCagtctgtgtgactgttttctggTTCAAGAAGCTACAACACCACCCAAAGCCTGAAACTGTAAACTGCCTCCATGCTCTCCTGCTGTGGTTAGTGTGTGAGCCCGATGGTCCAG AGGACGAGTTTGAGAGGAAGATGAAAGCTTTAAAGGATGAAGGTGTGCGTAACTGGCAGCCACGTGTGGCTCATGCTTTCAGCCAATGGCAGTGCTGCATGAGTCAGAGCCTCCACCTGAACCCGCTGCTGTGTTCCCCTCTACCAGAACCTCAGTGTGCACG ACTTTACTGTGGACCTCTCCTTCATCGGCTGGCAGATGAAGACACGATTAAACAActacagaaaacactgaaaggacaaaagaaggaaatatataaaaatttaaagaCCATTCTTAATCCAACAACTACTGAGGAGGGCTCCTCAAGTGAGGAAGGATGTTAA